A window of Mytilus edulis chromosome 10, xbMytEdul2.2, whole genome shotgun sequence contains these coding sequences:
- the LOC139491822 gene encoding uncharacterized protein, giving the protein MDAIMASLTMNGNLFCKLCESVTDIKWKCLQCDIVMCEKCKLRIHPNIKNAKDHKVMDIKEVAAQHSSKLDFRNIKCAEHLGQVCNRYCLSCDKIVCPICTSKTHNVHALLEIGEGYEIQVEKLKNKQKKIRSNMEILGQRKAQLIDTVKTENSKYRETKRKIHSQNVILKNAVDRLTEKLAKDLDQKWEGIHNYTEKEEKNISHQKKSLETCHSKLEDIVKSRNVAKFFDDFGKIKNNIEDIEPVEPFELKSIPTFLPGEVSENNIGSFYEVTDKIHFKVMKQYHTEIPRVDYISSGADNSVWITCNSPGILHQVKLDENLQTCSSLKMKVFGMAENKSNDLLLITGGDSVLKMVDGSTGDIVDTNFDVDPLIPTAIHVMENNTVLIGTRSSGPLFPVTGRRVIISIEKDGRQKSLLERDKNNQRLFTYTENISSTKNGHICLVDQQHSDGRGRVLFIGHNREILQTYSGHPDLNTKTRPFKPVGIATTPSNKIIVPNLNFHTLHILNSLGHFITYFNTRDVGIQHPYSMAFRNNGQLYIGCTTPIGNSDKAKLYEVEMSE; this is encoded by the coding sequence ATGGACGCTATTATGGCGAGTCTTACTATGAATggaaatttattttgtaaattgtgtGAATCTGTGACAGACATTAAATGGAAATGTTTGCAATGTGATATAGTTATGTGTGAAAAATGTAAATTGAGAATTCATCCAAACATAAAAAATGCAAAAGATCATAAAGTAATGGACATAAAAGAAGTTGCTGCACAACATTCTTCCAAGTTGGATTTTAGAAACATTAAGTGTGCTGAACATTTGGGGCAAGTTTGCAATCGTTACTGCCTGTCATGTGACAAAATTGTCTGTCCGATTTGTACTTCAAAAACACACAACGTACATGCACTATTGGAAATTGGTGAAGGATATGAAATTCAAGTGgaaaaacttaagaataaacaaaagaaaataagatCAAATATGGAAATCTTAGGCCAAAGGAAAGCTCAACTGATCGACACTGTTAAGacggaaaattcaaaatataGGGAAACAAAGAGAAAAATTCATTCTCAGAATGTAATTTTGAAAAATGCTGTTGATCGTCTTACTGAAAAACTAGCAAAAGACTTGGACCAAAAATGGGAAGGTATTCATAATTATAcggaaaaagaagaaaagaatatTTCACATCAGAAGAAAAGTTTAGAAACTTGTCATTCAAAATTAGAAGACATTGTAAAGTCAAGAAATGTTGCCAAATTTTTTGAtgattttggaaaaataaaaaacaatatcgAAGACATTGAACCTGTTGAACCTTTTGAACTAAAGTCAATACCTACATTTTTACCAGGGGAAGTGAGTGAAAATAATATTGGATCATTCTATGAGGTCACTGATAAAATTCATTTCAAAGTTATGAAACAGTATCATACTGAAATACCTAGAGTGGATTATATTTCTTCAGGGGCTGACAACTCTGTATGGATTACATGTAATTCACCAGGCATTTTACATCAAGTGAAGCTAGATGAAAACCTTCAAACGTGTTCTAGTTTAAAAATGAAGGTATTTGGCATGGCagaaaataagtcaaatgacttGCTTCTCATTACTGGAGGTGACTCGGTGCTCAAAATGGTTGATGGAAGCACTGGGGATATAGTTGACACCAACTTTGATGTAGATCCACTCATTCCGACAGCTATCCACGTCATGGAAAACAACACAGTTTTAATTGGGACTAGAAGTAGTGGACCCTTGTTTCCAGTTACTGGAAGACGTGTTATAATCTCTATTGAAAAGGATGGACGACAGAAATCTTTACTTGAACGCGATAAAAATAATCAGCGTCTTTTTACGTACACTGAAAACATTTCTAGCACCAAAAATGGCCATATATGTCTAGTGGATCAACAACACAGTGATGGAAGAGGAAGAGTCCTGTTCATTGGTCACAACAGAGAGATCTTACAGACATACAGTGGTCACCCTGACCTGAACACTAAAACACGGCCATTCAAACCAGTAGGAATAGCGACCACACCGTCCAATAAAATCATTGTACCAAACCTAAACTTCCATACGTTACACATTCTAAATAGTTTGGGACATTTCATTACTTACTTCAACACAAGAGATGTCGGAATACAACATCCATATTCTATGGCTTTCAGAAACAATGGACAACTTTACATAGGCTGTACAACACCTATTGGAAATTCTGACAAGGCAAAATTATATGAAGTAGAAATGTCTGAATGA